The following are encoded in a window of Flavobacterium cupriresistens genomic DNA:
- a CDS encoding mechanosensitive ion channel family protein, whose translation MHKLLDKIFNSLYPVFRDWGMSRNFASYVSLIFNIIILVVLAYIIYYAAKFLLVTLTAVFAQRTKTKFDDYLIQNKTTRYTAYLIPFFFIFKAVPVILDKYEYWESIFGKIVGVYIVLLGLWIVRTIFNSLRDYLKQKPEYSDKPIDSFVQVIMIVLWIFGVAIIISKLFGIKQGELLTILGTLSAIIILIFRDTILGFVSSVQVAINDMVRIGDWITMDKFGADGDVIEINLTTVKVRNFDNTITTIPTYALSSDSFQNWRGMQKSDGRRIKRHVLIKSSSIRFLNDEDLNQMKKVQLISPYIESRQAEIEKYNDVRGIDKTLALNGRNMTNLGLFRKYIMQYLITHPGLNKDMHMMCRQLQSTAHGVPLEIYAFSSDKRWANYEYIMADIFDHVMASVEYFDLEIFELPSKIGHLD comes from the coding sequence ATGCATAAACTTTTGGATAAAATATTTAATTCTTTATATCCTGTTTTTAGAGATTGGGGAATGAGTCGCAACTTTGCGTCTTATGTCAGCCTGATTTTTAATATCATCATCTTGGTGGTGCTGGCTTATATTATTTATTATGCCGCCAAGTTTCTTTTGGTAACGTTGACAGCTGTTTTTGCGCAACGTACCAAAACAAAATTTGACGATTATTTAATTCAGAATAAAACAACGAGATATACCGCTTATCTGATTCCGTTTTTTTTCATTTTTAAAGCCGTTCCCGTAATCTTAGATAAATACGAATACTGGGAATCTATTTTTGGAAAAATTGTTGGGGTTTATATTGTTTTGCTGGGTCTATGGATCGTTCGCACCATTTTTAATTCCCTACGCGATTATTTAAAGCAAAAACCGGAATACAGCGACAAGCCAATTGACAGTTTTGTTCAGGTCATCATGATCGTACTTTGGATTTTTGGTGTTGCCATTATTATTTCGAAATTATTCGGAATAAAACAAGGCGAATTACTGACTATCTTAGGGACGCTTTCGGCGATTATCATCTTGATATTCAGAGATACTATTTTAGGATTTGTATCGAGTGTTCAGGTAGCCATAAACGACATGGTTCGAATTGGTGACTGGATTACAATGGATAAATTTGGCGCTGATGGTGATGTTATTGAAATTAACCTGACAACGGTAAAAGTTCGAAATTTCGACAATACCATAACCACAATTCCAACCTACGCTTTGAGTTCCGATTCCTTTCAGAACTGGCGCGGGATGCAAAAATCAGATGGAAGACGTATCAAAAGGCATGTTTTAATAAAGAGCAGCAGCATTCGTTTTCTGAACGATGAAGATCTGAATCAGATGAAAAAAGTACAGCTGATTAGCCCTTATATCGAAAGCAGACAGGCAGAAATTGAAAAATACAATGATGTACGCGGTATAGACAAAACTTTAGCGCTAAACGGCCGAAACATGACGAATCTTGGATTGTTTCGCAAATACATCATGCAGTATTTAATTACGCATCCAGGACTTAATAAAGACATGCATATGATGTGCCGTCAATTGCAATCTACTGCTCACGGTGTTCCGTTAGAGATATACGCTTTCTCAAGTGATAAACGTTGGGCCAATTACGAATACATCATGGCCGATATTTTTGACCACGTCATGGCTTCTGTAGAATATTTTGACCTTGAAATCTTCGAACTGCCTTCTAAGATAGGACATCTCGATTAG
- a CDS encoding DEAD/DEAH box helicase — translation MSQNTLEIEREEKKELYAYQKGDIDAIFDRLDNAPTQHHLLYQLPTGGGKTVIFSEIVRRYLANNDKKVVVLTHRIELCKQTSKMLKGFGVSNKIINSKVKELPDQNDFSCFVAMVETLKNRINDEKLHLDNIGLVIIDEAHYNSFRKLLNSFKNAFILGVTATPLSSNIKLPMHQSYNELIVGDTISSLIDKGFLARATTYSYDVGLTSLKVGINGDYTVKSSDDLYTNTIMQEKLLHAYTERSLGKKTLIFNNGIHTSLYVYETFREAGYDIRHLDNTSSSEERKDILQWFKKTPDAILTSVGILTTGFDEPTVETIILNRATKSLTLYYQMIGRGSRKLPGKDEFTVIDLGNNAARFGLWSEPVNWQHIFKSPEFYLENLRDDTEIELYFKYSMPPELRAKFSKTADVTFDVDEEHKLIIKQNLRSKVVLDKSLEQHASMCVDNTETLQEAKSLGKELDDDIDCRIKRYAKCLSQCSKNYREWLVDDYKLKMVLLIGKKYREKIMNEPD, via the coding sequence ATGTCTCAAAACACTTTAGAAATAGAAAGAGAAGAGAAAAAAGAACTTTATGCATACCAAAAAGGTGACATCGATGCCATTTTTGATCGTTTAGACAATGCTCCTACTCAACATCACTTATTATATCAATTACCGACCGGTGGAGGAAAAACAGTAATTTTTTCTGAAATCGTTCGTCGCTATTTGGCTAATAATGATAAAAAAGTAGTTGTTTTAACCCACCGTATCGAGCTTTGCAAACAGACTTCGAAAATGCTGAAAGGCTTTGGAGTTTCAAATAAAATCATCAATAGTAAAGTAAAAGAATTACCGGATCAGAACGATTTTTCTTGTTTTGTGGCAATGGTTGAGACTTTAAAAAACCGTATCAACGACGAGAAGCTACACCTTGACAACATTGGTTTGGTTATTATCGATGAGGCACACTACAACTCATTCCGTAAGTTATTAAACTCATTCAAAAACGCTTTTATTCTTGGAGTAACAGCAACTCCTTTGAGTTCGAATATAAAATTACCAATGCACCAAAGTTATAATGAACTTATTGTGGGTGATACCATTAGTTCATTGATTGACAAAGGATTTTTGGCGCGTGCTACCACATACAGTTATGATGTAGGCTTAACGTCGCTTAAAGTGGGTATTAATGGAGATTACACCGTAAAATCATCTGACGATTTATATACCAACACCATCATGCAGGAAAAACTCTTGCATGCTTATACAGAACGTTCGTTAGGAAAAAAGACCTTGATTTTCAATAATGGTATTCATACCTCATTGTATGTATATGAAACGTTTAGAGAAGCAGGTTACGACATCAGACACCTTGATAATACAAGTAGTTCTGAAGAACGTAAAGACATCTTACAATGGTTCAAAAAGACTCCGGACGCGATTTTAACATCGGTTGGAATCTTGACCACAGGTTTTGATGAGCCAACAGTTGAAACTATTATCTTAAACAGAGCAACAAAATCATTAACTTTATACTACCAGATGATTGGTCGTGGATCTCGTAAATTACCTGGTAAAGACGAGTTTACAGTAATCGATTTAGGTAATAATGCTGCTCGTTTTGGTTTATGGAGTGAGCCGGTAAACTGGCAACACATCTTTAAATCCCCTGAGTTTTACCTTGAAAACCTTCGTGATGATACGGAAATTGAATTGTATTTCAAATACAGCATGCCACCGGAATTACGCGCAAAATTCAGTAAAACTGCAGATGTAACTTTTGATGTTGATGAAGAGCACAAACTAATCATCAAGCAAAACTTACGTTCAAAAGTAGTATTAGACAAATCACTAGAGCAACACGCTTCAATGTGTGTAGACAATACAGAAACTTTGCAAGAAGCAAAATCTCTTGGTAAAGAATTAGATGACGATATCGATTGCCGTATCAAACGTTACGCAAAATGTCTAAGTCAATGTAGTAAAAACTACCGCGAATGGCTGGTTGACGATTACAAACTAAAAATGGTTCTGCTAATCGGTAAAAAATACCGCGAGAAAATCATGAACGAGCCGGACTGA
- a CDS encoding DinB family protein, with protein sequence MNSSELLENEYSGGFAGYVREAGEVNLIEELEISLHAFIKFVQNIPMDKFDYRYAEGKWTIKDIIQHIIDTERIFAYRALRFSRYDKTPLQSFDENEYVENTNSNGRSIQDLLTEFSALRHSNLLFYKSLSAEQLKAIGTASNNLISVRALGFVIIGHQKHHQNVFQERYL encoded by the coding sequence ATGAATTCAAGCGAATTATTAGAAAACGAATACTCAGGTGGGTTTGCAGGTTATGTCCGCGAAGCCGGAGAGGTGAATTTGATAGAAGAATTAGAAATTTCGCTTCATGCTTTTATCAAATTTGTGCAAAATATTCCAATGGATAAATTTGATTATCGTTACGCAGAAGGGAAGTGGACAATCAAAGACATTATTCAGCATATAATTGACACGGAGCGTATTTTTGCTTACCGCGCTTTGCGATTTTCAAGATACGATAAAACGCCATTACAAAGTTTTGACGAAAATGAATATGTGGAGAACACCAATTCTAACGGAAGAAGTATTCAGGATTTGTTAACTGAATTTTCGGCATTGCGACATTCAAATTTGTTATTTTATAAAAGTTTGTCCGCAGAGCAACTTAAAGCTATCGGAACAGCTTCAAATAACCTGATCTCAGTTCGTGCCTTAGGTTTTGTAATAATTGGGCATCAGAAGCATCACCAGAACGTTTTTCAGGAGCGTTATTTGTAA
- a CDS encoding DEAD/DEAH box helicase, translating into MSKPFSELGISAPILKALSELNIVEPTEIQQKTIPLLLAETHDLVGLAKTGTGKTAAFGLPLLQLIDTTSPIVQAVILVPTRELGHQIFRNLEDFGKHIPNLSIAATCGGIPIKPQMERLAQPTHIVVATPGRLIDLIQRKAVDLKQTKFLVLDEADEMVSILKESLDEIIAELPKKHRTLLFSATLPGTIKQLVQNYLHKDVVQVSANMETIGNQGIDHEYIVVDPIEKLDVLMHFLNSREGERGIIFCKTKAAVNKLAKNLAINRFSSGALHGSLSQGIRDRIMEQFREGHINILVATDLAARGIDVKEISYVVNYHLPDTYEAYVHRSGRTARAGAKGLSLTVLQEEEVAEIAEFEKELDLKFIEFKKPTAVSLEENNTLLWAKQIFKTKPNHDLSAELKTKVKTVFHHLTKEELIEKLLANYVLQNKIDVVEKPVKKFKK; encoded by the coding sequence ATGTCTAAACCATTCTCAGAATTAGGAATTTCAGCGCCAATTTTAAAAGCGTTAAGCGAATTGAATATTGTTGAGCCAACAGAAATACAACAAAAAACGATTCCGCTTCTTTTGGCTGAAACTCACGATCTGGTAGGTTTAGCCAAAACCGGAACCGGAAAAACAGCAGCTTTTGGATTGCCATTATTGCAATTGATCGATACCACATCGCCAATTGTTCAGGCTGTTATTTTGGTGCCAACAAGAGAACTTGGACATCAGATTTTCAGAAATCTGGAAGATTTTGGAAAACACATTCCAAATCTTTCTATTGCAGCTACTTGTGGTGGAATCCCAATAAAACCACAAATGGAACGTCTTGCACAACCAACCCATATTGTTGTAGCAACTCCGGGACGTTTAATTGATTTGATTCAACGCAAAGCTGTTGACTTAAAACAAACAAAATTTTTGGTTTTAGATGAAGCGGACGAAATGGTCTCTATTCTAAAAGAAAGCTTAGACGAAATCATTGCCGAATTGCCTAAAAAACACCGTACTTTATTGTTCTCAGCTACTTTGCCCGGAACAATTAAGCAACTGGTTCAGAATTATTTACACAAAGATGTAGTTCAGGTTAGTGCCAATATGGAGACAATTGGTAATCAGGGAATTGATCACGAATACATAGTGGTTGATCCGATTGAAAAATTGGATGTACTAATGCACTTTTTGAATTCCAGAGAAGGGGAACGCGGAATTATTTTCTGTAAAACCAAAGCAGCAGTAAACAAACTGGCTAAAAATCTGGCTATAAACCGTTTTTCTTCAGGAGCACTTCACGGTAGTTTGTCACAAGGAATTCGTGATCGAATTATGGAGCAATTTCGTGAAGGACATATCAATATTTTGGTTGCTACAGATTTGGCTGCCAGAGGAATAGATGTAAAAGAAATCTCTTATGTAGTCAACTATCATTTACCGGATACTTACGAAGCTTACGTTCACAGAAGTGGAAGAACAGCCAGAGCAGGTGCAAAAGGACTTTCTTTAACCGTTCTGCAAGAGGAGGAAGTGGCTGAAATTGCTGAATTTGAAAAAGAATTGGATTTAAAATTCATTGAATTTAAAAAACCAACAGCAGTAAGTTTAGAGGAGAACAATACACTTCTTTGGGCAAAACAAATTTTCAAAACCAAACCGAATCATGATCTTTCTGCTGAATTAAAAACAAAAGTGAAAACTGTTTTTCATCATTTAACCAAAGAGGAGTTGATTGAAAAACTGTTAGCAAATTATGTTTTGCAGAACAAAATCGATGTAGTTGAAAAACCTGTTAAAAAATTCAAAAAGTAA
- a CDS encoding acyl-CoA thioesterase, with amino-acid sequence MRFHTRKWVKPEDLNPNGTLFGGQLLAWIDEELALYSIIQLENQRVVTKHMSEINFKSSAKQGDIVEIGIDVVKFGTTSLVLKCAVRNMMTREIIITIDNTTMVNLDENGKPLAHGKTQIEFVKDRL; translated from the coding sequence ATGAGATTTCACACCAGAAAGTGGGTTAAACCCGAAGATCTAAACCCTAACGGGACTTTGTTTGGCGGACAATTATTAGCCTGGATAGATGAAGAGCTGGCGCTGTACAGCATTATCCAATTAGAAAATCAGAGAGTCGTTACGAAACACATGTCCGAAATAAATTTTAAGAGTTCGGCTAAACAAGGTGACATTGTGGAGATCGGAATTGATGTAGTTAAATTCGGAACTACTTCTTTGGTTTTGAAATGTGCAGTAAGAAATATGATGACGCGTGAAATCATCATTACAATTGATAATACCACAATGGTTAATCTGGACGAAAACGGAAAGCCGTTGGCACACGGAAAGACACAAATTGAGTTTGTAAAAGATCGTTTATAA
- a CDS encoding DUF6155 family protein: MSKRDLKKYLAELNKEQLEEQIIELYEKFSPVKTYYDFAFNPKEDKLLQECKVKISQEYFPIKKPQAKRRPKAKMRRSVAQKYIKHFISLGVDPFVIADVMLYNIEIAQTYSAQNPIKQELFFKSMLNSFEQLVHFTISNGILSEFKTRIVSVYQETMQQKWKNSYEFEILLEKIDQ; encoded by the coding sequence ATGAGTAAACGTGATTTAAAAAAATACTTGGCAGAATTAAATAAAGAACAACTCGAAGAACAAATTATCGAATTGTATGAGAAATTCAGTCCCGTAAAAACCTATTATGATTTTGCTTTTAATCCAAAAGAAGATAAGCTTTTACAGGAGTGTAAGGTTAAGATTTCGCAGGAATATTTTCCGATAAAAAAGCCACAGGCCAAGAGGCGGCCAAAAGCAAAAATGCGTCGCTCTGTGGCACAGAAATACATCAAACATTTTATTTCACTGGGAGTTGATCCGTTTGTAATTGCAGATGTGATGCTGTATAATATTGAAATCGCACAAACTTATTCCGCTCAAAACCCGATCAAGCAGGAATTGTTTTTTAAAAGCATGTTGAATTCTTTTGAGCAGCTCGTGCATTTTACCATTTCTAATGGTATTTTGAGTGAATTTAAGACCAGAATCGTTTCTGTTTACCAAGAAACAATGCAACAAAAGTGGAAAAACAGCTACGAATTTGAGATACTTTTGGAGAAAATCGACCAATAA
- a CDS encoding DUF3817 domain-containing protein yields MLKIFKVTAILEGISFLVLIANMLFLKTNNPELYHTIVRPFGMGHGVLFIAYVVLAFLLKKSQNWDLKTFAIILIASLIPFGTFYIEKKYLEHNA; encoded by the coding sequence ATGCTCAAGATTTTTAAAGTTACCGCAATTTTAGAAGGAATCTCTTTTTTAGTATTAATAGCCAATATGCTTTTTCTTAAAACAAACAATCCGGAACTCTACCACACTATAGTGCGCCCTTTCGGAATGGGACATGGCGTGTTATTTATTGCTTATGTTGTCTTAGCCTTTTTATTGAAAAAATCTCAAAACTGGGATTTAAAAACTTTCGCCATCATTCTAATCGCTTCTTTAATTCCTTTTGGAACTTTTTATATTGAAAAAAAATATTTAGAGCACAATGCATAA
- a CDS encoding NAD(P)/FAD-dependent oxidoreductase: MKIVIIGGGFAGINLAKELVNQPQIQVTLVDKNNYNFFPPLIYQVATAFLEPSSISYPYRKFFAGKKNLQFRLGELVSVVPAENKVILNNGELSYDYLVFATGAETSYFGMENVMKNAIPMKTLNDAIEMRNTLLKNLEKAAITKDIRKRRKLLTIVVAGGGPTGVEVSGMFAEMRKNILLKEYPELETSASNVYLVDGGDALLAPMSVASQKDTLEALTKLGVVVKLNSRVTDYINDTVHFANGETIQTKNLIWAAGVSAKLFEGIPTESYGRGRRMATDQYNKVNGLENVYAIGDTAILAGDQKFPDGHPQVAQVAIQQGLNLAKNFKAMVHNKPLKAFTYNDKGSMAIIGKNKAVVDLPSPKWHFKGFFAWIIWLFIHLISLITYRNRLNTFWNWMVAYFARDQSLRMIIRPDKRS, translated from the coding sequence ATGAAAATAGTCATTATTGGAGGTGGGTTTGCAGGTATAAATCTGGCGAAGGAACTTGTAAATCAACCTCAAATTCAAGTTACACTTGTAGACAAGAACAATTACAATTTTTTCCCACCACTAATATATCAGGTTGCAACCGCTTTTCTGGAACCTTCCAGCATTAGTTATCCCTATAGAAAGTTTTTTGCAGGCAAAAAGAACCTTCAATTTCGTTTAGGAGAACTGGTTTCTGTAGTTCCTGCAGAGAATAAAGTAATCTTAAACAATGGCGAATTGAGCTACGATTATCTGGTTTTTGCCACAGGAGCAGAAACTAGTTATTTTGGCATGGAAAACGTGATGAAAAACGCCATTCCGATGAAAACCTTAAATGATGCCATCGAAATGCGAAATACGTTGCTTAAAAACCTCGAAAAAGCCGCTATAACCAAAGATATTCGCAAACGCCGTAAATTACTAACGATTGTGGTAGCCGGTGGAGGACCTACCGGAGTGGAAGTTTCAGGAATGTTTGCTGAAATGCGTAAAAATATATTACTCAAAGAATATCCGGAATTAGAAACATCTGCCAGCAATGTCTATTTAGTAGACGGAGGAGATGCTTTACTGGCTCCAATGAGTGTAGCTTCACAAAAAGATACTTTAGAAGCGTTAACCAAACTGGGAGTTGTAGTAAAACTAAACAGCCGTGTTACCGATTATATTAATGATACCGTTCATTTTGCTAACGGAGAAACGATTCAGACCAAAAATCTAATTTGGGCAGCCGGTGTTTCGGCTAAACTTTTTGAGGGTATTCCAACAGAAAGTTATGGTCGTGGCAGACGTATGGCAACGGATCAATACAATAAAGTGAATGGTCTTGAAAATGTATATGCCATTGGCGATACTGCTATTTTAGCCGGAGATCAAAAATTCCCCGACGGGCATCCTCAGGTAGCTCAGGTTGCCATTCAACAAGGGTTAAATCTGGCTAAGAATTTTAAAGCGATGGTTCACAACAAACCTCTTAAAGCTTTTACTTACAACGATAAAGGCTCGATGGCTATTATAGGGAAAAATAAAGCGGTAGTAGATTTACCAAGTCCAAAATGGCATTTTAAAGGATTTTTCGCCTGGATTATTTGGTTGTTTATACACTTAATATCGTTGATTACTTATAGAAACAGACTGAATACGTTCTGGAACTGGATGGTGGCTTATTTTGCACGAGATCAGTCTTTGAGAATGATTATCAGACCGGATAAGAGGAGTTAA